Genomic DNA from Cydia fagiglandana chromosome 3, ilCydFagi1.1, whole genome shotgun sequence:
CCATAGTCCCTGCCACTCATGAGTAGAATAAGTTAACCTTTTATCGCATACAGATACAGACCCATTACCCATAGTTTAGTGTGAACTGTAGActcaaataaatattactttattGCTCAATATGATTTCTTCCTTCCCCAGCTCCGCACATCGAAGCCGCCATCCAGCAGATGCTGTCCATGGGCTTCACTAACGATGGCGGCTGGCTCACTCAGCTGCTCGAGAGCAAGGATGGCAACATCGCCGCCGTGCTCGACCTGCTCACCCCTGTCAACCCTAAGCAGAAGTAAAGCGGCGAACTGGGCACTTCCTCGTAATTTGTCACACTCAATGGAAACACCGTAAAGATCGGTTACCCTAGGATaacggtgccgtcatatagcggctgtctccatactaaataatatgactaaatatggatgtcgtagtatttgtatggaaacggccgctatcctaggaaaccagagacTAGCACAAACAATGACATACCAccatcataaatattaaatacctcTCTGAAAAGAGTACGGCGTTACATCGATAACATGAAAATGAGTATTTGAATCTATTCCGTAAGAGCGGGGCCACACAGCCGATTTGTGAGCGAGTTGAAAGCGAGGCGAGCGCGCGCAAAGATCTCGCCGCGAGTTCGCAACGATTTCGCTGCGTACTGTCATACTGGAATGAGAGCGCAGTCGAAGCAAACTCGCTACGCGCTCGCGTCGCTTTCAACTCTCTCGCAAATCGCCAGTGCGGCCCCGCTCTAATCAACCAGGAAGTGCCTGAAAGAAGTTAGTGGCGCGACAATAACGCCATCTATTAAGAATAATCCCGCATTATTTTGAATAAAGTACATATTATCCATAACTTTATATGTATCGTCATTATAACGAGATATATTAGCATTTTATGTGGATATATTCTGAGCATTATTAAATTGGTAATTACTAACTCCACATGAATCTTGATGTTTGAAGTTACAGTTAAAAACTGATTTTAATTATAGATTGTACTTGACGTGTATTTATGCAATTATTCAACTGAATGTTGTGCAGTGACAATTCCATaatgaatgttataaaataatcatatacatttattataatgtaGGTTATCTACTTGCCTAAGTTTATTCAACGATTACACTGTATTTATTAGAattattctttttatttaattacttttgaTTTGTAAGAGAAGTTAGGTACTCCttatttttctttactgttaaaatatgattatacatattggATTTATTGTTTTGATATTCCCCCAATTCAGTCATCTTCTCTTTGATGTTCATACAGTCATAGTTCTGGAATTATCTAAAATATGTAATCACTTGGTGTGTCGAATGCTATAGCAACTACGCACTATAGATTACTATAACTACTTTGCTGTTAATGAACTAGATTTGGATGTGAGGGAAGAAAAGACTGGCATGGCCTActatacttagggcatactgaaaattcctggattggccacttagaaaaaatccAGAacctttcagtatggcccacgtactaGACAGGAATGGATGTGATATCTAAAGTGTGATGCTATTGTTAAGGGTTAATGTTAATTATAGATTACGACAATGTATCTGAatgtatacttaattaaataaaggtattatgggacaaaaaaagttttttaaaaAACCTATTATAATTAAGATTTTATTTGAGAAATCCATAGGAATGCTTTTTTAAGCCGACAGTTTCCTTTCGTTCTCGTAGAAGTGCGTCACCTAAAGCTTCATCTAGAGATTTCGCAGCAATTCTGAAAAGAGAATGAAATTCATAAAATTCGTCTAGCTAATGGTCGAAAAACCCATTTCTCTAATGCAAAATAATTTATTCCGGTAATTGCAAAAGGaagaaaaaacaacaaaaaattgaCGGATAATTTCTTAAAGGGACTCCAATACAACAGAATAAAAgtgatttttaaattattttcgaGATTATccaattttcgaaatctgtcgCATATCTAGTTTTTAGTATTCTGCGAGTCTTATTTAATTTACGAGCTTCGTACAATTCTTTGAACTTCCTAACGGCTTAGGTATTACTATCATAATTTACAGTGTACTTGCCGTCTTCAGGTGTCTTAATGCCTTTAGGGTCTCCCTGGCATAATACTAGCAGTTACCACGCAACCCAAACACCAGTCAAAAGAGAGGTTTCCAAACACAGTTTAGGACTTACATTCCTTGGTTGATGGCATCCTTGAGCGTCTTCGGCGCCACGCTGCCCGGGCCGTTCATGGCTATAGTTGTGCACTTGCCGCCTTCGGGAGCCTCCACGGCTTCCGTGCTGTAGTGTCGGGGATTACCCGAAACTCCAACTACGAGAGAGATGACGCTGCAGCTTTCTTCTTCGGCTGATGGATCGACGACGCATTTGTCCCCGATTTTGCATAATGTTACCTGTGTATTGTAATAATAACATGATATCAATGTTTTAAGTTGGCTTTGCGAAAGCGGGCTTACGGAGTGGTGTGAGGAGCTAGGCGGGTTTACTGTGTCCGAGGCATAAATAACGCCATGTAAGTATAGACAACCTGAATAGCTCGGCCGAGGCGGCGCGCACGAGGCATGTctacactggccgttttgtgcgcgaggaaattgcctcgcgcgtatgctcgcATTGCttgctctgtgtggacccggtTATTGGGTTTTAAAACATTTCAGCTTTGATGCTATGTTAATTTTAAACCCAAAATTAGGTTGGGTTTAGTTAACCCTCCTCCTCAATCAAGGGTTTTTTTATCCTTTTGCAACCTAATCCCAAGGATTGGTGCAGTAACCAGTTTTCATAAAAGTGGCTGTCATATgacctttaaaaaaaaagagaaatcAGGCCTTAAATATAggctaaaatataataaaaatattaaccaAGAGTGGTGCACTTCCAACGTCTAACAGTTTACTATCATAGGGATCGTCCGACAGCTGCAAGTCAACATTTCCCCCGTCCATCAATGCTGCCTTTACGAGGGGAATCCTGGTGTTGAACAACGCCGCTTTGACGGCCAGAGAGACTGCATCACACAGGTTACCACCACTTTCAAGAATCTGGAATTGAAAATATAAAAAGCTGTGATAATGCCATATGGTTTGTCAGAAGGTGTTTCAACCTCTTATGCACTGCACAGGTGTATGTGGTTCTTTTGCAAATGATTGGTCAATAACGCATTAGCTTcacattaaccttttggacgccaatatCCCTGCCGTAGATCTAACGCCAAAGACAGATTAAtccgtcacagaccacagagcaacaccAACCTAAGTGcgatatgcataaagttcaatcagttttgacacttcggtgacatGGCATCCGAGTGGCAGCTTTTTGTTTGacatggcgtcgaaaaggttaatcaGACCTGGAGGCACCTTCATATATTAGGCATAATTTCTAGACAATATGGAATGTGCACAATGCTTGCTTACTATTTGCATAGACTAAAAAGTACCAAGTGTACGTTTCTTAATACAGAATAGATGCACAGTGAAATGCATAATCCCTTCTATCTGCCTTATTTCTGATAACCTTAAAAATGTAAGATTAGTTAGTTGTAATGTATTTAATtctgtataaaaataaacagtttttttttaaacagattGTCAATGACACTACTATAATGTCTAAACAAGAAAGATCTATAAGCTTTATGCTGAATCAAACTGTATAGACCCTGGGTTTAAAATTGTATATATTATAGAAAACATAACTTGAATCAAGTTCTTACCAAAACATCAATGTACAACTTCCAACACTGCTTTCCCTCTAAGATGGACAGTTGCTTGAGATCAAATGCTTGTGAGGAGTGATAGGCTCGCTGCATGAGGTTTGCTATGCTG
This window encodes:
- the LOC134679989 gene encoding exosome complex component RRP42, which codes for MANLLLSPSEKVFILHGVQDDYRSDGRSNIDYRPMELETDVVSHASGSARLRLANTDILVGVKTEIYVPKPDKPDLGKIEFFVDCSANATPEFEGRGGEQLANSIANLMQRAYHSSQAFDLKQLSILEGKQCWKLYIDVLILESGGNLCDAVSLAVKAALFNTRIPLVKAALMDGGNVDLQLSDDPYDSKLLDVGSAPLLVTLCKIGDKCVVDPSAEEESCSVISLVVGVSGNPRHYSTEAVEAPEGGKCTTIAMNGPGSVAPKTLKDAINQGIIAAKSLDEALGDALLRERKETVGLKKHSYGFLK